In one window of Mesorhizobium sp. B2-1-1 DNA:
- a CDS encoding Hsp20 family protein, giving the protein MRHVDFSPLYRSTVGFDRLFTMLDSLAQPDGAQTYPPYNIERTGEDAYRISMAVAGFSDEEISIEAHRNVLTVKGERKDEGTGEGSELLYRGIASRAFERRFQLADHVEVVGATLKNGLLFVDLKRNIPEELKPRKIAITSAPAKAKQIEAKTAA; this is encoded by the coding sequence ATGCGTCACGTTGATTTTTCCCCGCTCTATCGCTCGACCGTCGGCTTCGACCGTCTCTTCACCATGCTTGATTCCCTTGCGCAGCCCGATGGCGCGCAGACCTATCCGCCCTACAATATCGAGCGCACCGGTGAGGATGCCTACCGCATCTCGATGGCTGTCGCCGGCTTCTCGGACGAGGAGATCTCGATCGAGGCCCACCGCAATGTGCTGACCGTGAAAGGCGAGCGCAAGGATGAGGGCACCGGCGAGGGTTCCGAACTGCTCTATCGCGGCATTGCCTCCAGGGCCTTCGAGCGCCGCTTCCAGCTTGCCGACCACGTCGAGGTCGTGGGCGCCACGCTGAAGAACGGCCTGCTCTTTGTCGACCTGAAGCGCAACATCCCCGAGGAACTGAAGCCGCGCAAGATCGCGATCACTTCGGCTCCGGCCAAGGCCAAGCAGATCGAGGCCAAGACCGCTGCGTAA
- a CDS encoding threonine aldolase family protein, producing the protein MFFASDNWAGAHPNIASGLSAHAGGFSTAYGDGALDQAVCQRFSEIFEREVAVFFVATGTAANSLALTAYNKPGGISFAHRESHVIEDECGAPEYFSGGSRLHAVDGALGRIDPHNLETAIGRFAGEVVHWGRPMAVSITQSTEVGTVYGLHDIAAISAIARQHSVPLHMDGARFANALVALDTTPAEMTWKSGVDILSFGGTKNGCWCAEAIVLFDLERARELAFLRKRAAQLFSKSRFIAAQFEAYFRDGLWLDTARHANAMAARLAAAIEDSETAKLAWLPQANEVFAVMKKAEADRLQAAGAVFYDWHKPHGFEGHIGEDELLYRFVTSFATTSEEVDRFGQLIAG; encoded by the coding sequence ATGTTCTTCGCTTCCGACAATTGGGCAGGCGCCCACCCCAACATCGCCTCCGGCCTCTCGGCCCACGCCGGCGGCTTTTCCACTGCCTATGGCGATGGCGCGCTCGACCAGGCCGTCTGCCAGCGCTTCAGCGAAATCTTCGAACGCGAGGTTGCGGTGTTCTTCGTGGCCACCGGCACCGCCGCCAATTCGCTGGCGCTGACCGCCTACAACAAGCCCGGCGGCATTTCCTTCGCTCATCGCGAATCGCATGTCATCGAAGATGAGTGCGGCGCACCGGAATATTTCTCCGGCGGCTCGCGGCTGCATGCCGTCGACGGCGCGCTGGGCCGGATCGATCCGCACAATCTGGAAACGGCGATCGGCCGTTTCGCCGGCGAGGTGGTCCATTGGGGCCGGCCGATGGCGGTCTCGATCACCCAGTCGACGGAGGTCGGCACGGTCTACGGCCTGCATGACATCGCCGCGATCTCGGCCATCGCGCGGCAACATTCCGTGCCATTGCATATGGACGGCGCCCGCTTTGCCAATGCACTGGTCGCGCTCGACACGACGCCCGCCGAAATGACCTGGAAAAGTGGCGTCGACATACTGTCTTTCGGCGGCACCAAGAACGGCTGCTGGTGCGCCGAGGCGATCGTGCTGTTCGATCTCGAGCGTGCCCGGGAATTGGCCTTCCTGCGCAAGCGCGCCGCCCAGCTGTTTTCCAAATCGCGCTTTATCGCGGCACAGTTCGAGGCTTATTTCCGCGACGGCCTGTGGCTCGACACCGCCAGGCACGCCAATGCCATGGCTGCCCGCCTTGCCGCGGCGATCGAGGATTCCGAGACGGCGAAACTGGCCTGGCTGCCGCAAGCGAACGAGGTTTTCGCGGTGATGAAAAAGGCTGAAGCCGACAGGCTGCAGGCGGCGGGTGCTGTTTTCTACGACTGGCACAAGCCGCATGGCTTCGAAGGCCATATCGGCGAGGACGAATTGCTCTATCGCTTCGTCACCAGTTTTGCGACGACGTCAGAGGAAGTCGACCGCTTTGGCCAGTTGATCGCCGGGTAA